A stretch of DNA from Molothrus ater isolate BHLD 08-10-18 breed brown headed cowbird chromosome Z, BPBGC_Mater_1.1, whole genome shotgun sequence:
CCTTCCACGCTTTTTCAGCTCTATACCCAGGTACATTGTTATGGACATCAAACTGTCTTTCAAGAAAATGTGTGTAGCGTGTGGGAGACGGTTTGGTGTAAAAAAGGAGGGTGGGGCAGAAAGGCGGCACAGTTACTTGGGGGTGTGTGGTGAGCACAGAACTGCTTCTGACTTGGATAATTTGGAGTCGTTCGTGCTGTTAATTTAGGGACAGAAGGGGGTTTGGTTTGATAGTCACCATTACCAGGCCTTCAATACTTCCACCTTGCACCTTTTGTAAactaaatgttaaaaaaaacttCGAATCGTAGTGGTTTATAAACTAACAAGTTTTCTATGTTACAACACACATCCACTTGATTATTTTGACAGTAGCATTTCTACCTTGTATATGTTCTTGTTTTCATAGGCTGTCCTAGACATTACGTATTTTGAGGAAAACCAGCTTGTGGATGAAGATTTTCCAGAAGAATCTGCCTTGCCAAAACTTAAGGAacttatttctgttctttcagaaCCAGAGGACCTAGTGAGGGAATGCGGCATAAAAGAAGTGAGTAGCCGGAGGGcgaattatttcattatttaaaaacaaaaaatctgaaatggGACATagtatttgcatttttgatGGGCAGAATTTAAAGTATTTGGAAGCGTTTTCAAATCTTTTTGGTATTTAAATAGGGATTCCTGAAAATATCGTTTCAAATGCCTTGTTGTGTGTTCAGAATTTCTCTGGCTATCATTTAATGATTCTACAGGCAGTTAATACTCCTATTTGACCTACAGTGATAGGTTAGGCTAGCCTTGTctctctgagtgctgctgtcaAACACAGTTCCTGAAATAAGAGATTTACACAGTGTTTGCATGTGTGCCAGTGCATATAAGTAGTTCAggtggtttatttttgtgttagACCAGTTTGTTGGACTTTATTTCAGCCCATCAACATCCTTGGTGCAGAGTTGTTAGAATGTCTTTACTGGAGAAAAGGAGCCCTGCTTTACATGTATTGCCacacagcaaaagaaaggaGTGAATGGGTACGAGAAAACATTGCCACATTTAAAAAGGTACAGGAGATGAAAATGTTCTATGAGCTTTAAAGTTTGACTCTTGAGTTTTAAAATATGgctggtttttttgttctggttttttttttttctttctttaattgggattttggggcttcATAGGAAGAAGTATTTCCGTATATCATTAATTTAACGAGaacttattttttcctcatttttaacTGTACTCAGTGTCTTAATGATGGAGTTCAGTACTTGATGAAGATGCTTAGCTTTAGATGCCCTCTTCAGCTAGATGAAGATATCTCACTTCAGGATAAAGACACAGCTAGATTACTCAGTGAAGGtaaaaaaaactcccaaaaaatAACTCCTAAAAACCTTTTAACTTACTCTTCTTAATAACTGCTTCACTTTATGAAATGCTTCTTTGCATGTGTTTATTGTTTGACCTAATTTATGTTCAAGACTTGACACTTTTTAGaacaagaagataaaaaatgaGGCAAATAAGCCGGCAAGAATGCCCCCCCCCTTCTTTTTAAACTCATGAATTTTAGGAGGTGTCAGCGCTCATTTTCCCAATGTTTTATGAGTGCACTGGTAGGAGGTGAACTGAGGCAATGAAGGTTTGATGCACAGTAGTGTTTTACACTGGCAGTGTTTATACACAGTATTTTATTGTGAACCATCCAGTTCACCATTGTCAGATGTTTAGGGCACAAATATGACTGCAGAGGGTGCCAGAGGTTCACATATTGATCTTCCCTTTTAGCTCTAGGACAGCAGGGGTACAAACACAATTACAGACTTCATGCAGGTAAAAACTATATGCTGAATTGGTTAGATTTGGCAAATGTTCTTTGTCACCACTTTATGTAGCTTTATGTAAGTTTCATTCCTATTGGGCGTTTCTAGGAGGATCTGAGGCTGCATCAGTGTGATGCAGGTAGGGTGATACAGCAGGGGGGGATTTGTAAGATAAACCAGCTAGTGCTGAGGACATGGTGTCCACATTGAGCACACTCAAAACCAGCTCTACTCTGACTGTAGCAGGATATGCAGCACCTTCTTGTTTAATTTAATCTGAAAGTGGCATTGCTGCTATATAGCTCCATAATGTAAAGTCAAGTTGTGGATTTATttagcaagatttttttttttttggtgaaagaCACATGTGTGCCTTTGAATTCAAATACTAATAAAGCTGCTCTGGTTAATGTGAGTTAAGATGACCTCAGACAGTATCTTTTAGGCTTAAACTGTGGGGAGGCACAGAAATACTCCAGAGTTAATATGTACAGTCATGCCTGTGCCAAAGAGGCTgtaaagaaatactgaaattctATGAGATAATTAGGCAAACAAAACTATGGAAATAATGTTTATATGGCAGTCTTAAAAGATTTTAACATTATGGAGGGCCAAATTGGACAGAGAAATGAGCATGGTCTTGATCCATGGTTTTCTTCTGGGcgttatatatttatataatgatATACTTATACTGTCTTTTTGGAATTTTCTTCGCCATTGTTACTGAAAAAGAATTAACAAGCTGTGTACTTTCTTGTAgtagaataataaagtacttgatctaaattatttttgcaggTATATTTAGTGACACTCACTTACTGGCAATGATGTACAGTGGAGAAATGTGCTACTGGGGACTGAAACACTGTGgagaagggaagcaggaaaGCCTTGAGTCAATAGATCCTGTGTCCAACAGTGACTGGGGCAGCAGATCACAGAGCATATCGCTGGATTTCCAAGAAACGGGGAGAAACATGTTAACAAAGTATGTGGCCGTATGTGAGGGACCCTTAAAAGGTCAAGGGTGGAATACAACAAGTGCAAAACAAATGCTGCATTACTTTGTGAAATCTCACAACTAAGATCCACTGCGTTGTCTGTGCTAGAAGAAAACTCGTGACATAAGAGCACACTCTTCGTCACTGacttactttcttttttttgttgttgccaACCGAAATGTATACTTCCGTTGCATTAAAAACTCGCATTCCAAGGACTCCCGGACCGCGGTCCAAAGTGCAGTGCGGTGCTGGGGCGTGGGTGCGGCAGCCACCGTGGGCAGCGCCGGAGCGCGGTGCCGGAGCGGGGCCCGGTGCCAGCGGTGCCAGCGGTGCCCGGTGCCGGAGCGGGGCCCGGTGCCAGCGGTGCCCGGTGCCGGAGCGGGGCCCGGTGCCAGCGGTGCCAGCGGGGCCCGGTGCCGGGGCGGGGCCCGGTGCCAGCGAGGCCGGCGGTGCCGGAGCGGGGCGCGGTGCCGGCGGTGCCGGAGCTTGCGCGGCGCTGCGCGGGGGCGGTgccatggcggcggcggcggcagcggagCCGCGCAGTGCCGGCCTGGAGGCCGCGGTGCGGGGCGGGCTGCGCCTCCTCCGGGCGCGCTGGATGCGGGGCAccgcgcccgccccgctgccGGCGACCCCGGACGGCGCGGGGGGAGAGAGCGCCCTGCAGATGCTGCCGGTGAGCGGGGCCCGGTGGGGGGGTGGGCAAAGCGCTGCATTCTCACGCCGTTCTTCTGCACTGCTGAATGCGGGAGTCCTTAAGCCGCTGTTCTCAATGGTTTTCAGATCGACGTGCAGCTGAACATCATGTCCTTCCTCTCGCCCCAAGATTTGTGCCGCTTGGGAAGCACGAGTTGTTACTGGAGGGCAGCTGTGCAAGACCCGTTGTTATggaggtattttctcctgcGGGATCTTCCCTCTTGGACAGCTATTGATTGGAAATCACTTCCAGATGAGGAGATTTTTAATAAAGCCTTTTCAGAGGTCAGCGACAATGCACTGTATGATTACATGGCAATGTAAGTATCTCCATATTCTCTTACATTACTTTCAAGTGTGCCTACAGCAGTAATATTCAACCCACAGGTATGTTTcatatttacagaaataaagctCTGCTGTAAGCTGCTGTTTAAATGTTGATGTGTCTCAAATCCAttgtttattttggaaatacaaTTTCCTGTTGCTCTATAGTCTGGTCAGCTCTTTCTGTTTGGAACTCAACAAGAATGTAAAACATTGTAAAAAAGACAACGGTAATGCTgtaaaaaattacagctttttgTAAACTATATGtctgctgtggcacagaaatATTGCTTACTGTTGATCTTGATAAAGAAGTGTTCTTTGCTCAGTGCCACGGCAGTTATTTTCATAAAAGTACCAAGAAGTCTTCAAACTACACCAAGTGAAATGAATCTTCATTGTTTTTCATGTTATTTGGAAGacctaataataaaaaagtgcACAGAATGTGCACAGAAGAACAAGTTGTATTGTTTTAGGTCCAATTGTCAAAGGCTGTAAGACAAAGACTGATTTCAGCTAGTATAGGTGAAAAGCATAGCAACACAATAAATATGTTTGGATGACTGAGAAGAACTCTTAAAACAAGTTAGTTTGTGATGACTTCCTTTCTAAACTTCATTCAGTTCCCTTGATTTGCAGTAGTGGTCTGTAGATTTGTTTGGGatttctgatttatttgcaGTTACATTTTCCAAAGGTGGTCCTTAACACATTGCTTTGTGGTAAGTGCACTAACTTCTGCAATTTCTGTGCCCTTCATCCTCTTTTAACAGGTGGGAACAGTACCCACAGAATTTGACGTGCAAAATATGGACTGATTTTGAAATTGGATTTAAATCTGTTTAGGTCTGAATTACTAATTTGAAACCATCTGTCACTGATTTCCATTGTGTCTGCACACACTGAGCTGTTTTGCTGATCTCAACTGAAACATTTCAGTGTGGGTATAAAGGAGCCCACATGTGATGCTTCCTTGAAGTGGTTTGTTCAGCAGCAGCCTACCATGACTCCGGAAGCAAACTGAAACTACTGCTCTAGGATgcctgtttttcttcatctcaaTTACCAGTCCTTCCATGCCTTCTAGCATCCACACCAAACGAGCATTTAAGTTTGCAGACAACACTTGTCTCCTTCCACAGTTTGCATGCTCTCTAACTACAgggaaaatgttcattttcagGTGGTTACTTGTTACAAACACAAAAGAGTTTAATTAAGGTTTAAAATGCACTCACAAagctaatttaaaaattatatttttaatgtgacTCTTCTGCTTTGATGTTATTTTACCTATATTGTGTATTCAGTGAGGATGGGGAATTCGCaattcttaatttatttttaagtaaactAAAAGATCTTTAGATAGAGGTGTACTGAGGTCCAAAAAGTCAGTATTTGGACTTAAAAAGAATTGATGGTTTTGCCTGCTTTGTACTGGTGCTGGAAATCCTCAGTTTAGAACTTTATAATTTTTGACCTACACTTTGAGTTATACCAGAAGCAAAGCATAAGAAATGTGGGACCTAAATTAATTTGTTTGATTAATGCCTcttttgtattttgtgtttaatttctAGTTGCATCTATTTTAAACAGATATAAAAGGAGCTGTCCTCAGGGTAGAAGAAGTTTGAAATCGAGCCGTCCCCGGTATGGGACTGTGACTTCCTTTTTGCAATCACTGGTCACTCAGGCAGAACCTCGCTTTGCTATGTTTGGGCCAGGTTTGGAAGAACTGGACAACTCTTTAGTACAAAAGATGATGACATGCCCAGAAATTCTGCTGGTAGCTGGCCTGCCTCAGAGACAAATTCATGGTAATGATGGTTTTGGCTTTTGGCCTTCTTGTTTTCTAAAAAGATACAACACAAAATACtgagaaagaaatgcagaaaaggaACAATTTTTTTGTATCCTTAAAATTCAGTAGAATCATGGTAAAAGCAAACCAATTTCTGATGTGTTCAGATGGATAAATGCAGCAAACATTTGGGACAAGCTGATAGCTTCAGTGAATTTATGATTAAATTTGGACATTGTCTGAAGAATCATTTTGCTCCTTGTACTTCTATTTTCATCCAAAATTCCATGTTACTGCTGCTGTTGTGATCAATAAATGCAGACAAGCCTTTCTTTCAGTACTGCTTGCAGTAAGTGGCTAAAAAAGACCTTGTCTTTGATGATTCTGTATTCTGATATGAAATTATGTAAATTTTACTTAGAAGAGTTAGAGGAGCAGGTGAGggattttttatgttttaaagagTAGCTTTGAAAGTCTAATTTGACTTCAAGCCAAGCCAGAGACAAAAATGTTTTACTCTTTAACTAACAGTTATTTCTTCACAGCAGAACTCAAAtaataaaattgcatttataGGAAGCATGACAATtattttagtgggttttttttttctctcatatgTCCTTTTCAATGCAGCTTGTCATAAGCAGACTGGAGCCTTTTCTATGCCAGTTTCTCCTAATAAATACAAGTCTGGTTCCTTTCTGTTTTAGATTTCTAGCCCCAATTCTAATAATCAGAAATACGGAAATGGTTTTAATACCTTTGACTAGATTTTCATGAAATTAAAAGCCTGATCAATTGGACCATGTATAAAGTTTAATTGTAAAATAGTAAATCTTCTACCCCTAAGAGCAATATCTAGGTTTGAATATATTCATTTTGTAGCACCACTGGAATTTTTGAACTACCACTTAATTGTATTCAGTAGCCAAATAGCTGTAATCtcataaattcattttttccctgtaggAATTGGATCAGGAGTCAGTTTTCAGTTTAACAACAGTCAAAAATTCAATATTGTGACATTGTATTCCACCACAAGGTAAGATAAGATCTGTTCTCCACCAAATGAAAAGTACAGTTTCTAATTTATTTCagagttttcatatttttgtcCTGTGACTTTCATATGCACTTTCTCATGCATGGATATCCCTTATAAATTGAAGTTTCAATGCatgcctttgttttt
This window harbors:
- the RIMOC1 gene encoding RAB7A-interacting MON1-CCZ1 complex subunit 1 — encoded protein: MAAAALRQRVAALGRRLGPPGARDTFLAKGSANLDKLKDLCSEGKEHPSTLFQLYTQAVLDITYFEENQLVDEDFPEESALPKLKELISVLSEPEDLVRECGIKEPINILGAELLECLYWRKGALLYMYCHTAKERSEWVRENIATFKKCLNDGVQYLMKMLSFRCPLQLDEDISLQDKDTARLLSEGIFSDTHLLAMMYSGEMCYWGLKHCGEGKQESLESIDPVSNSDWGSRSQSISLDFQETGRNMLTKYVAVCEGPLKGQGWNTTSAKQMLHYFVKSHN
- the FBXO4 gene encoding F-box only protein 4 isoform X1 → MAAAAAAEPRSAGLEAAVRGGLRLLRARWMRGTAPAPLPATPDGAGGESALQMLPIDVQLNIMSFLSPQDLCRLGSTSCYWRAAVQDPLLWRYFLLRDLPSWTAIDWKSLPDEEIFNKAFSEVSDNALYDYMAIYKRSCPQGRRSLKSSRPRYGTVTSFLQSLVTQAEPRFAMFGPGLEELDNSLVQKMMTCPEILLVAGLPQRQIHGIGSGVSFQFNNSQKFNIVTLYSTTSVERRRAREEQAVAVNKMFYQENSTVGNQQSMHYSVIAQVRKVCEVVDGFIYVANAEAHRAHDRQEELARISAMIDPALGPPNRPLLVLSCVSDIGVKRIPCVYVAHQLQLNLLHQPWMMQDTVAATLDGLLNGIEWLLEEANCKSAQ
- the FBXO4 gene encoding F-box only protein 4 isoform X2: MRGTAPAPLPATPDGAGGESALQMLPICAAWEARVVTGGQLCKTRCYGGIFSCGIFPLGQLLIGNHFQMRRFLIKPFQRSATMHCMITWQFASILNRYKRSCPQGRRSLKSSRPRYGTVTSFLQSLVTQAEPRFAMFGPGLEELDNSLVQKMMTCPEILLVAGLPQRQIHGIGSGVSFQFNNSQKFNIVTLYSTTSVERRRAREEQAVAVNKMFYQENSTVGNQQSMHYSVIAQVRKVCEVVDGFIYVANAEAHRAHDRQEELARISAMIDPALGPPNRPLLVLSCVSDIGVKRIPCVYVAHQLQLNLLHQPWMMQDTVAATLDGLLNGIEWLLEEANCKSAQ
- the FBXO4 gene encoding F-box only protein 4 isoform X3, giving the protein MSFLSPQDLCRLGSTSCYWRAAVQDPLLWRYFLLRDLPSWTAIDWKSLPDEEIFNKAFSEVSDNALYDYMAIYKRSCPQGRRSLKSSRPRYGTVTSFLQSLVTQAEPRFAMFGPGLEELDNSLVQKMMTCPEILLVAGLPQRQIHGIGSGVSFQFNNSQKFNIVTLYSTTSVERRRAREEQAVAVNKMFYQENSTVGNQQSMHYSVIAQVRKVCEVVDGFIYVANAEAHRAHDRQEELARISAMIDPALGPPNRPLLVLSCVSDIGVKRIPCVYVAHQLQLNLLHQPWMMQDTVAATLDGLLNGIEWLLEEANCKSAQ